Proteins found in one Podarcis muralis chromosome 5, rPodMur119.hap1.1, whole genome shotgun sequence genomic segment:
- the CENPL gene encoding centromere protein L isoform X1, translating to MARVPRQHVEDTRVCDYRTLSVFGEKTVDHDVNIINTAHLSRHVVSLRRNLFSQTPAMRMIQQTLHLQGNADPQISLLLCKQWTLYAVTPLYKFSYGQLKEYSRQLSRFIATESQRRPVEMEYELQFKVTFSSFSALKITEQEPDAVLIQITKRPQVAAKNAEEKVVWMGWFACTGGNDLFEIVDEEFTFLPLFLVNGAKALTVLVETWLQQTFDCCLSPLHITPISLSWMAAMWTGCPMDNPTVPTELTFSTLGTAYPLDISYSIHPEDAKALWDSIHSTPGEVRQEEVELFMACLYNHFHRHFKIYLSATILVKVSTSVGSAHSVGKIKIFHAQHLISSMAFLTELAVLKM from the exons ATGGCGAGGGTTCCGCGACAG CATGTGGAAGATACGAGGGTTTGCGACTACAGGACACTTTCTGTTTTTGGAGAAAAAACTGTAGATCATGATGTGAACATCATTAACACTGCACATCTTTCAAGACATGTTGTATCCCTCAGACGAAACCTGTTTAGTCAGACCCCAGCTATGAGAATGATTCAACAAACTCTTCACTTGCAG GGAAATGCTGATCCTCAAATAAGCTTGCTTCTGTGTAAGCAGTGGACTTTATACGCTGTCACTCCTCTGTACAAATTCTCTTATGGACAGCTGAAAGAATATTCTAGACAGTTGAGTCGCTTTATTGCAACTGAAAGTCAAAGGAGACCTGTGGAAATGGAATATGAACTTCAATTTAAAGTGACGTTCTCTTCATTCTCAGCTTTGAAAATCACAGAACAGGAACCAGATGCGGTTCTCATTCAA ATCACGAAGAGGCCTCAGGTGGCAGCtaaaaatgcagaagagaaagTGGTGTGGATGGGCTGGTTTGCTTGTACTGGTGGAAATGACCTTTTTGAGATTGTTGATGAGGAGTTTACTTTTTTGCCCTTGTTCCTTGTGAATGGAGCAAAGGCTCTCACGGTCCTTGTAGAAACTTGGCTTCAACAGACCTTTGACTGTTGTCTGAGCCCCTTGCACATCACCCCTATCAGTCTTTCCTGGATGGCTGCAATGTGGACTGGGTGCCCTATGGACAATCCTACGGTTCCAACAGAGCTGACTTTCTCTACACTTGGCACAGCTTACCCTCTGGATATTTCCTATTCTATCCATCCTGAAGATGCAAAAGCCCTTTGGGATTCAATCCACAGCACTCCAGGAGAAGTCAGGCAAGAAGAAGTGGAATTATTCATGGCGTGCCTTTACAACCACTTCCATAGACACTTTAAGATCTACCTGTCAGCCACAATACTGGTGAAAGTCTCCACATCAGTAGGTTCTGCCCATTCTGTTGGGAAAATAAAG ATTTTTCATGCTCAACATCTGATATCATCGATGGCATTCCTAACAGAACTGgcagttttaaaaatgtga
- the CENPL gene encoding centromere protein L isoform X2, which produces MRMIQQTLHLQGNADPQISLLLCKQWTLYAVTPLYKFSYGQLKEYSRQLSRFIATESQRRPVEMEYELQFKVTFSSFSALKITEQEPDAVLIQITKRPQVAAKNAEEKVVWMGWFACTGGNDLFEIVDEEFTFLPLFLVNGAKALTVLVETWLQQTFDCCLSPLHITPISLSWMAAMWTGCPMDNPTVPTELTFSTLGTAYPLDISYSIHPEDAKALWDSIHSTPGEVRQEEVELFMACLYNHFHRHFKIYLSATILVKVSTSVGSAHSVGKIKIFHAQHLISSMAFLTELAVLKM; this is translated from the exons ATGAGAATGATTCAACAAACTCTTCACTTGCAG GGAAATGCTGATCCTCAAATAAGCTTGCTTCTGTGTAAGCAGTGGACTTTATACGCTGTCACTCCTCTGTACAAATTCTCTTATGGACAGCTGAAAGAATATTCTAGACAGTTGAGTCGCTTTATTGCAACTGAAAGTCAAAGGAGACCTGTGGAAATGGAATATGAACTTCAATTTAAAGTGACGTTCTCTTCATTCTCAGCTTTGAAAATCACAGAACAGGAACCAGATGCGGTTCTCATTCAA ATCACGAAGAGGCCTCAGGTGGCAGCtaaaaatgcagaagagaaagTGGTGTGGATGGGCTGGTTTGCTTGTACTGGTGGAAATGACCTTTTTGAGATTGTTGATGAGGAGTTTACTTTTTTGCCCTTGTTCCTTGTGAATGGAGCAAAGGCTCTCACGGTCCTTGTAGAAACTTGGCTTCAACAGACCTTTGACTGTTGTCTGAGCCCCTTGCACATCACCCCTATCAGTCTTTCCTGGATGGCTGCAATGTGGACTGGGTGCCCTATGGACAATCCTACGGTTCCAACAGAGCTGACTTTCTCTACACTTGGCACAGCTTACCCTCTGGATATTTCCTATTCTATCCATCCTGAAGATGCAAAAGCCCTTTGGGATTCAATCCACAGCACTCCAGGAGAAGTCAGGCAAGAAGAAGTGGAATTATTCATGGCGTGCCTTTACAACCACTTCCATAGACACTTTAAGATCTACCTGTCAGCCACAATACTGGTGAAAGTCTCCACATCAGTAGGTTCTGCCCATTCTGTTGGGAAAATAAAG ATTTTTCATGCTCAACATCTGATATCATCGATGGCATTCCTAACAGAACTGgcagttttaaaaatgtga